Part of the Thermococcus sp. 18S1 genome, GTTCTCTAACTGCTGTTATATTGTCGTACGGGACTTCAACCACCAGAATGCCCTCGATCTGGTTGGCGTACATCTCGTCGGCAAACCCGTGCACTTCCAAGAAAAGCATCATTGAGTCGTCTAGCGGGGCAACGTCCATGAGCCATATCTGTGGTCTGGTGGGATTTGTGTTGGTTGGGATACCTATTAGTTCCCCGTCTATGGTATTACCTCTTATCTCTCCCACGAACACGTTGAAATTACCGGTGTACATCTCCGGGATTAGATAGCGCTTGCTATTATGTTCGACAGTGTAACCAAGACTTAGGGTGAGATTTGTAGTGGGAGAAGCCAGCTCTCTGAACGAATATGAGACGACATTAAGATTCCTATCAAGCTTTAGTTCCCATAATCCATCTTTGGATTGAACCGTGGTGTTGGGGGTATGGGACCATACTCCAAATGTGCCTTCAAGAACCACGTTCCCGTCTTCCGTTACCTTAACTTTTGAAATGTCCAGTTCCAGCCCTTTAACGGGGATCCTGTTCTCGTAGGTTACGTAGGCCCTTTTCTGAACGATATCCAGCTGGGGAGTTATCTCCACGAGAATGATGGCCGTCTGGGGTGTTCCGAAACTCCAGGAAGTTCCCGCCAGGAGGAAGTTTCCATTTTTCAGCTTGACGATGTGTGATATCCTGTCCATAGATTGGCCGCCGAGGGCGTATCCTTTCTCAATTTCGCCGGTCTTAGAATTTAATAATGCGATGAATGTATCGCTACCTGAGTATATACTTCCATCCCCAATGATCAGGATTTTGTTGTTTACCTTCACGGTTCTTATTATTGACGATGAACACTTGGTGAGGTACGCCTTAGCCCAGTTCACTCTCCCGCTCCGGCTTACGTTTGCTATCCAGAAACCACTTAAGTAATCGACTTTCATTATATCATCAATCTTGGACCTCAAGTGGCCCCAAATCAGAAAACTGTTGTTGAACAGCATCACATGGGATCCTCCGAAATAGTAATCTGTATCGTGTCGAGATACCTTTACTTCGTAACTGAAGAGCGGTTCTACATCTCCCGGAGCCTTGGCTTCCACGATGGTAATACTGGAGTTCTCCTCAAATGCCCAGTAAATCCTGTCCCCCTTCCAAGAAACACCCCATATTAACGGTGGTTGTCCATTAACATGATAGAGCACTGAATTCACACTGGTGTTTCCTGCTTCCGAAGGTACTGAAATTATTGTAGTTATTGCTAAGATTAAAACTATTACTGGAATCTTCTTCATTACTCATCACCACAGTTTTTGATTCAGCTGTGAATGATAGTGAAAGGTTTTAAAGTCTTTTCGATGATGACTTCATCGGTGATGCCCATGTACATGGCGGAATTCAAGCTTCGCTTTGGTGACAGGAAGTGGTACGTCAGGAGGCTCGTTGAAGCTTCGAGCGTTGAGGAGGCCGAGGAGAAGGCCAAACGCTACGCCGAGGCCATGAACCGCGGAGAGGTTAAATGGGAGTTCAGCTATGTCATTGAGGCTGAAAGACCTCTCCTTATAGGCGACGAGGAGCTTAAGAAGCTCGGCGCTTGATTTTATTCCTTTTGTTGACTTTCTCCGACTCTTCTGGGTTTGGGAATAAAAGCGAAGAAGAGAGTCACTGCTCCCTCACGAAGGTCATTAGAACCATGGCAATGACGTTCATCAAAGCCGCGAAGGTGAAGGAGTAGGCCAGGGAGTAGCTCCCCCAGAGCCAGCCCGCTATCACAGACGCCGGGAGGACGAAGATGCCGAAGACGGTGTGGTATGCGCCTATTATGGTGCCCTTCTCGTATTCCCTCGCCAGGTCGGCCATGTAGGCCCGTGGGATGGTGTCCTCGATGGCGATGTAGATTCCGTAGAGCACGAAGGCCGCTATGAGCGTGTAGAAGTCCCTCGCGTAGGCGAAAGCCAAAGCCGCTAAAGCCGCAACTCCGAAGCCGAGGGTTATCATTCTCCTCTTGCCGAACTTGTCTGAGTAAACCCCCAGGGGATAGGCCGAGAGGGCGTAGATGAGGTTGAATAGGGCGTAGAAGGCTATGCTCTGAACCACGGAGTAGCCGAGCTCCTGCGCCTTCCACATCGTGAAGGCGTAGCTGTACCTCCCCAGCGCCCCGATGGCAACTACAGCAAGGAAGAGCTGAAGGTTTCTGCTCTTCAGCGTTGAGATTCCCTTTATCTTCTTCTTAACCTCATCCCCCCTGTCCTTCACGAAGAGGATTATCACGAAGAGCGATATCGCCCCGGGAAGGGCTGAGAGCAGGAAGATGTAGCGGTACATCGTCTCGGAGGGAAGGTTCTTGAGGAGCTCTATGAGACCTATTGCAACGAGCGGACCGGCTACGGCCCCGAGCGTGTCCATCATCCTGTGGAAGCCGAAGGACTTCCCCGTTTTTCCCTTCTCGCTCGATTCCGCTATAAGCGCATCCCTGGGGGCGGTTCTTATGCCCTTCCCTATCCTGTCCACCGCGCGCAGGAGCAGAAAGTCCCACCAGTAGCGGGTGAATGCAAGGGCACCTTTGGCGATGGTTGAGAGGGCGTAACCGGCGAAGACGAATACCTTCCTCTTTCTAAAGCGATCGCTCACGTAGCCGAAGGCCACCTTGAAGAGGGAGCTCATGCTCTCTATCGCTCCCATGACGGAGCCGCTGAGGAGCTTTCCGGCGTCGAGGACCTCCATCAGGTAGCTCGGCATCACGGGCATTATCATCTCGCTGCTCATGTCGTTGAGGAAGCTGACGATCCCGAGCAGGAAGACGTTCCAGCTAATGCCGAAGATTTTCTTTTCCCTTTCTTCCATCGTTCATTCCCCCAGCAGTTCGAGACAGAGCTCCTTCAGCTTTTTCTTACCCTCTTCCAGTGTCTCTTTCCCCGCCTCGGTTATCTCGTAGACCCTAACCCGTCTGCCGTCCCTTACCTCCCAGTGGCTCCTCAGGAGGCCTTCCCTTTCGAGGGAGTGGAGAAGGGGATACATTGTCCCGGGGCTGATGCTGTAACCGTGTCTCCTGAGCTCTTCCATCAGGAATGAACCTGTGACGGGTTCTTCACTCGCGTGATGGAGAACGTGTAGCGTTAGGAAGTCCCGGTACTTCATATCGAACACCGATATCGGAATACGATATCAAGACTTAAAAAATTTTGGCTCATTCGAGCACGTGCTTCTCCAGAACGTAGCAGTGGAAGGTTCCCTCGAAGACTTTCTCGTTCTTCTCGTTGAAGACCTCGGCCTTTACTATTTTCTTCCTCCGGGGGGACGTTCCGTCTCCCACACCCCCTCCAGGCCCTTCGATTACCTCGGCCTTAGCCGTCAGCCTTTCGCCGGCCTTCACCGGCTTCAGGAACTTGACCTCGGCCTTTCCGAGGACGACCGTCGGCTCGTTTACCGCGAGCATTGCCGCGTAGTCGGCCAGTCCGAAGGTGAAGCCGCCGTGAACGAGTCCGTATTCATCAACGGCCATCTCCTTGGTGGTCTCCAGAAGGACCTCCGCGTAATCCTTCTCAATTTTCACGGGTTTTCCAACCAATTTTTCAGAGGTCAGCCTGTGAGTCCTCTGCTCCATCGGCATCACCGTTTAGAGTTCTCGCGGGTGCTTAAACATCTAACGGAGTTATGCAAAGGTTTATTTATTCCAGCGCCCTAAAAAAGTTAGGTGGTTGCGTGCACCCGATAAAACGCGCGGTTGAGTATAAGGGCTCTCTGGAGTTCACCCGGAGCGAGCTCGTTGGGATACTTGCCTTCAGCCTCCGTCTGATGGACGTGAAGGCCGCGAAGGAGCTCATAGCGAAGTCTCTGGAGGAGGGACTCCTTGAGGAAAAGGACGGCCTTCTGGTTGTTAACAAAGCCCTGCTCGCGGAGGAAGAGGCCGGTGAGGACTTTTTCAACGAGATGGTCTCTTACATAGCGGAATCCCTCGGCTGGGAGAGGGAGGAGGTCATTGAGGGCATCAGATCCATGCGCGAGCGCTACGGCGACCTGGACGAGAAGGTTCTGGCGTATCTCTTTGGGATGGACAAGGGCGTTGACATGTCGCGCTTTAAAGACCGGCTCGAGCTGTGAGGGCTTTTTCCTTCTATTCCGCAAACCGTTTTAACGATCCCACCGAATTCTGTTTTGGGGTGATGTCATGCCCGAGGAGGCACTCATCGTTGTTGACATGCAGCGGGATTTCATGCCCGGGGGAGCCCTGCCGGTTCCTGAGGGGGACAGGATAATACCCCGGTGCAACCGCTACATCGAGGAGTTCAGGAAGAGGGGGGCTTTAATAGCTGCCACGCGCGACTGGCATCCTGAGAACCACGTCAGCTTTAGGGAGCAGGGCGGCCCGTGGCCGAGGCACTGCGTTCAAAACACTCCCGGGGCGGAGTTCGTGGTGGAGCTTCCGGCCGATGCCGTGATAATCTCAAAGGCCACGGAGCCGGATAAGGAGGCCTATTCAGGATTCGAGGGAACGAACCTAGCGGAGATACTGAAGAGAAACGGGGTAAGGAGGGTTTACGTCTGCGGCGTCGCCACGGAGTACTGTGTTAGGGCAACGGCCCTTGATGCGGTTAAGAACGGCTTCGAGACCTACCTCCTCAGGGATGCGGTGAAGGGAATCAACCCCCAGGATGAGGAGCGGGCTTTGAGGGAGCTTGAGAGCGCCGGCGTAAAGGTTCTCTACCTGATATGACTCTCTTCCATTCTTTCAGGAGAACCAGGAGAAGGTTGAGCACTATTGGGCCTATTATGAGGCCCTTCACCCCCATGGCCCAGGTTCCGCCTATCATTCCTATGAAGACAAGGGTCTCGTCGAGATCCGTGTCCTTGGCCACCATCATCGGCCTTATCGTGTAGTCCGGCATCGGGGAAACAAGGAAGAAGCCGTAGAGTGCTATCCCTGCCGCGTGGAAGTACGCCCCGTTCATGGCGAAGTACGCCGCGGCTATGAGCCATATCATCCAGCCCTCGAAGAGGGGTATGAAGCTGAACAGGAACGTCAGGAAGCCCGCCACTATCGCCGTGTAGAGGTCCGAAACACCGAAGATCAAGAATCCTAAGGTCATCAGAACACCTTTTATGACGTTCAAAACCAGCCAGGCCCTCACCAACGCTCCGAGGGTCTTGTTGAGGCTTTCCAGGATTCTCTCACCCAGTTCGCGGTTCTTTCTCGGGAGGGATAGGTGAATCTGCTTCGAAATCTCCTCGGCGTATGCGAGGGAATAGTAGAACGTGAGCAGGAAGACTAGGAGCTGGAGGATGTAAAGGGGGAGTGAGAGGGTCTCGTGGGATATGTACTCCGAGACCCTGGGTATGAGCTGGTCCGAGAAGCGCTCGAGGAAGGCCAGAACCTCCGGCGGAAGGGGCTGGCTCATCAGCCAGTCAAAGAACTCGACGATGCTGTCGTAGAAGGAGGACGCTACCTTGACGGATATCAGCAGCAGCTCGAAGGTCACCGCACCTCCCAGGCCGACGGTTCCAACGGTGAGGGCCGCGGCGGATTTCTTCCTTCCTATCCTGCCACTCAGCCGGCGGTGGATTGGGTATGCGGCGTAGGCGAGGACGATACCAAAGAATATCGGGGTGATCAGGGGGCTAACCGTTTTCCACGCGAGATACGTTATTATGAGAACCGCCGCCGTCCAGGCGATTAGTTCGGCCCGCATAGTCACTCGACAGGTTTATTAGCCTCCCCCTTATAAATGCTGTGTGGTGAAGCGAATGGAAAAGGAGCTTGCAGAGAAGGTTTCAGCCTATATAACCCGTGCTGAGCACTATGCCAGAGAAAAGCGCTTTCAAATGGCGCATGGGGCCTATATGGACGCTCTGTACGCGATTGGGGCATACCTGATATACCGCGATATGGGGATACTCCTCCCGGCGGACCAGCTCGTGGGGGTTCTGAGGAGCAGGTATCCCGAGGTTTACGATATCATAGTGCGTTACGCTGGGGCAACCCACGTTGATGAGGCAACGATAACCGCTTTAAGGGAGGACGTTGAGAGGCTCAGGGGAATGATGACTTTGCCGAGTCCTGAGGG contains:
- a CDS encoding AI-2E family transporter encodes the protein MRAELIAWTAAVLIITYLAWKTVSPLITPIFFGIVLAYAAYPIHRRLSGRIGRKKSAAALTVGTVGLGGAVTFELLLISVKVASSFYDSIVEFFDWLMSQPLPPEVLAFLERFSDQLIPRVSEYISHETLSLPLYILQLLVFLLTFYYSLAYAEEISKQIHLSLPRKNRELGERILESLNKTLGALVRAWLVLNVIKGVLMTLGFLIFGVSDLYTAIVAGFLTFLFSFIPLFEGWMIWLIAAAYFAMNGAYFHAAGIALYGFFLVSPMPDYTIRPMMVAKDTDLDETLVFIGMIGGTWAMGVKGLIIGPIVLNLLLVLLKEWKRVISGREPLRRRSQAPSKPAPHPGG
- a CDS encoding DUF2240 family protein; the encoded protein is MHPIKRAVEYKGSLEFTRSELVGILAFSLRLMDVKAAKELIAKSLEEGLLEEKDGLLVVNKALLAEEEAGEDFFNEMVSYIAESLGWEREEVIEGIRSMRERYGDLDEKVLAYLFGMDKGVDMSRFKDRLEL
- a CDS encoding nicotinamidase; translation: MPEEALIVVDMQRDFMPGGALPVPEGDRIIPRCNRYIEEFRKRGALIAATRDWHPENHVSFREQGGPWPRHCVQNTPGAEFVVELPADAVIISKATEPDKEAYSGFEGTNLAEILKRNGVRRVYVCGVATEYCVRATALDAVKNGFETYLLRDAVKGINPQDEERALRELESAGVKVLYLI
- a CDS encoding PEGA domain-containing protein, translated to MKKIPVIVLILAITTIISVPSEAGNTSVNSVLYHVNGQPPLIWGVSWKGDRIYWAFEENSSITIVEAKAPGDVEPLFSYEVKVSRHDTDYYFGGSHVMLFNNSFLIWGHLRSKIDDIMKVDYLSGFWIANVSRSGRVNWAKAYLTKCSSSIIRTVKVNNKILIIGDGSIYSGSDTFIALLNSKTGEIEKGYALGGQSMDRISHIVKLKNGNFLLAGTSWSFGTPQTAIILVEITPQLDIVQKRAYVTYENRIPVKGLELDISKVKVTEDGNVVLEGTFGVWSHTPNTTVQSKDGLWELKLDRNLNVVSYSFRELASPTTNLTLSLGYTVEHNSKRYLIPEMYTGNFNVFVGEIRGNTIDGELIGIPTNTNPTRPQIWLMDVAPLDDSMMLFLEVHGFADEMYANQIEGILVVEVPYDNITAVRELKKRHLYSGHFKFELKKWNVDVRQYTGDFDEIIRTLKFNPPEGDIKFIRKTEGIPQITTIRDPGPAGKLEFPDIANETHVYIDGKYVGAGPKMYTLPAGVHIVRFQHKGFVPYTYEVEIKPDHVHYIFGPAYVTITTTPPNSTIVLMEQDKNISISGKSPLKAILRGSYTLKVAKEGFRTVVKDIHVFYGKNVTLHITLPPQSATLKIESDPSASVFINGTFKGNTPLEVELPPGQYAVELKKDGYQNYSITVTLKDEDVVTIGEVLEKVPTTTIKSPEVLENATSTTSSPAQKFFEGNETEDNPDSKTEKSICGPGMAVIIALLPAEIRKRHKSRDGQGSMAR
- a CDS encoding MFS transporter, with amino-acid sequence MEEREKKIFGISWNVFLLGIVSFLNDMSSEMIMPVMPSYLMEVLDAGKLLSGSVMGAIESMSSLFKVAFGYVSDRFRKRKVFVFAGYALSTIAKGALAFTRYWWDFLLLRAVDRIGKGIRTAPRDALIAESSEKGKTGKSFGFHRMMDTLGAVAGPLVAIGLIELLKNLPSETMYRYIFLLSALPGAISLFVIILFVKDRGDEVKKKIKGISTLKSRNLQLFLAVVAIGALGRYSYAFTMWKAQELGYSVVQSIAFYALFNLIYALSAYPLGVYSDKFGKRRMITLGFGVAALAALAFAYARDFYTLIAAFVLYGIYIAIEDTIPRAYMADLAREYEKGTIIGAYHTVFGIFVLPASVIAGWLWGSYSLAYSFTFAALMNVIAMVLMTFVREQ
- a CDS encoding PaaI family thioesterase, with translation MEQRTHRLTSEKLVGKPVKIEKDYAEVLLETTKEMAVDEYGLVHGGFTFGLADYAAMLAVNEPTVVLGKAEVKFLKPVKAGERLTAKAEVIEGPGGGVGDGTSPRRKKIVKAEVFNEKNEKVFEGTFHCYVLEKHVLE
- a CDS encoding PadR family transcriptional regulator, whose product is MKYRDFLTLHVLHHASEEPVTGSFLMEELRRHGYSISPGTMYPLLHSLEREGLLRSHWEVRDGRRVRVYEITEAGKETLEEGKKKLKELCLELLGE